The following proteins are co-located in the Vibrio azureus genome:
- the lptB gene encoding LPS export ABC transporter ATP-binding protein has protein sequence MAILSAKNLAKSYKKRKVVSDVSLEVGSGQIVGLLGPNGAGKTTSFYMIVGLVPRDEGTIRIDDQDISILPMHSRSRLGIGYLPQEASIFRKLSVEDNIMAVLQTRQELTREERQDKLEDLLEEFHIQHIRSSAGMALSGGERRRVEIARALAANPKFILLDEPFAGVDPISVNDIKKIIEHLRDRGLGVLITDHNVRETLDVCEKAYIVSQGHLIASGTPDEVLNNEQVKQVYLGEQFRL, from the coding sequence ATGGCAATACTGAGCGCAAAGAACCTCGCAAAAAGTTACAAGAAGCGCAAAGTGGTATCTGATGTTAGCCTCGAAGTAGGCTCAGGCCAAATTGTCGGCTTATTGGGTCCCAATGGTGCAGGTAAAACGACTTCTTTTTATATGATTGTCGGCTTGGTCCCACGCGACGAAGGTACAATCCGCATTGATGATCAAGATATTAGTATCCTACCAATGCACAGCCGTTCACGATTAGGCATTGGTTATTTGCCACAGGAAGCGTCTATTTTCCGAAAGCTGTCAGTAGAAGACAATATCATGGCCGTTTTGCAAACTCGCCAGGAACTGACTCGTGAAGAACGTCAAGATAAGCTCGAAGACTTACTAGAAGAGTTTCATATTCAGCACATTCGTAGTAGCGCGGGAATGGCCTTATCCGGTGGGGAGAGGCGTCGCGTAGAAATTGCTCGAGCACTTGCCGCCAACCCAAAATTCATTTTGCTCGATGAGCCATTTGCTGGGGTTGATCCTATTTCTGTTAATGATATCAAGAAAATAATTGAGCATTTACGTGATCGAGGTTTGGGCGTTTTAATTACCGACCATAATGTTCGCGAAACGCTGGATGTCTGTGAAAAAGCCTATATTGTTAGCCAAGGTCACCTGATTGCTTCAGGAACTCCGGACGAAGTTCTCAATAACGAGCAAGTGAAACAAGTTTATCTCGGAGAACAATTCCGTCTATGA
- a CDS encoding RNA polymerase factor sigma-54, with protein sequence MKPSLQLKLGQQLAMTPQLQQAIRLLQLSTLDLQQEIQEALDSNPLLEVEESHEEPQTNNEHKLAQESAETATEGQSESEPVTQDSSDVIEKSEISAELEIDTTWDDVYSANTGSTGLALDDDIPLYQGETTQSLYDYLLWQLDLTPFSETDRTIALTIIDAIDDYGYLTLSPEEIHQSFDQEEIELDEIEAVRKRIQQFDPLGVASCNLQECLLLQLAVFPEDTPWLSEARMILNEHIYNLGNRDYKLIIKEAKLKEDDLREVLKLIQQLDPRPGSSITPHDPEYVIPDVSVFKEHGKWSVSINTDSVPRLKVNQQYAQLGKGNSADSQYIRTNLQDAKWLIKSLESRNETLLKVAKCIVEHQYDFFEYGEEAMKPMVLNDVALDVDMHESTISRVTTQKFMHTPRGIFELKYFFSSHVSTDNGGECSSTAIRALIKKLVAAENTAKPLSDSKIAALLADQGIQVARRTIAKYRESLGIAPSSQRKRLL encoded by the coding sequence ATGAAACCTTCATTACAACTCAAGCTAGGTCAACAATTAGCCATGACACCTCAGTTGCAGCAAGCCATTCGTTTGCTGCAACTATCAACACTTGATCTTCAGCAGGAAATTCAGGAAGCGTTAGATTCCAATCCATTGCTGGAGGTAGAAGAGAGCCATGAAGAGCCTCAAACAAATAATGAACATAAACTGGCTCAAGAAAGTGCAGAAACCGCAACAGAGGGCCAGTCAGAATCAGAACCTGTAACGCAAGACAGTTCAGATGTAATAGAAAAGTCTGAAATCAGCGCAGAACTTGAGATTGATACGACTTGGGATGATGTTTATAGCGCCAACACAGGAAGTACCGGCCTTGCCTTGGATGACGATATCCCGCTTTATCAGGGAGAGACCACCCAATCCTTGTACGATTACTTACTCTGGCAATTGGACCTCACTCCTTTCTCAGAAACAGATCGTACTATCGCTTTAACCATCATCGATGCTATCGATGATTATGGATACCTCACGCTATCTCCGGAAGAAATACATCAAAGCTTCGACCAAGAAGAAATTGAGTTAGATGAAATCGAAGCCGTACGCAAACGCATCCAGCAATTTGATCCGCTCGGTGTTGCTTCTTGCAATCTTCAGGAGTGTTTACTGCTGCAACTCGCAGTTTTTCCTGAAGATACGCCTTGGCTTAGCGAAGCAAGAATGATCTTAAACGAGCATATCTATAACCTCGGCAATCGTGATTATAAATTGATCATTAAGGAAGCTAAGCTCAAAGAAGACGACCTTCGTGAAGTCTTAAAACTCATTCAGCAACTCGATCCACGCCCTGGTAGTAGCATCACGCCTCATGATCCAGAGTATGTCATACCTGACGTTTCTGTGTTTAAAGAGCATGGCAAATGGAGTGTCTCTATCAACACTGATAGCGTTCCTCGCCTGAAAGTCAATCAACAGTATGCACAACTTGGCAAAGGCAACAGCGCGGACAGCCAATACATTCGGACTAACTTACAAGATGCGAAATGGCTGATAAAAAGTTTAGAGAGCAGAAATGAGACACTACTCAAAGTAGCCAAATGTATTGTTGAACATCAGTATGATTTCTTCGAATATGGTGAAGAAGCCATGAAACCTATGGTACTTAATGATGTTGCCTTGGATGTCGATATGCATGAATCCACCATATCGCGAGTCACTACCCAAAAGTTTATGCATACGCCACGTGGCATTTTTGAGTTGAAGTATTTCTTCTCCAGTCATGTCAGTACTGACAATGGTGGGGAATGTTCATCAACAGCAATTCGAGCACTGATCAAAAAGCTGGTTGCCGCTGAAAATACAGCCAAACCACTCAGTGA